The DNA region ATATTAATAgttaaatatataaaaaaaacaaatttatttatattaataatCGGAGAGTGTAGTTAATTTCAACATAAAAAGACAAGGCACTCAACTACTAGTCCTTTTACTTTCGTATGAAAACGATTTCTAGGTTAATTAGGATTTTGATTGTGCCGGTAGTTCTTCTATCTTTAACTAAagattaattaaataaaaattacAGCATATACTACAAGTATATTCTAAAtagataatataaataaattacTAATGTCAAAACCGTGTCTTAATAAATGTTATTATAATTTCAATGTCCTATTTAATCTTTCAAGTTCACTAATACCCAAActtaaaatagaaataaaatattATCTTGGCCCTTGACTGTATTTTAATAACATATTGTCTATAAACATATTTACTATATAATAGTCCATCAAAAAAATTTACATTCAACTTCCTTGAAATTTATTACAATGGCATCGAGGCTCTCtctatttttaaaatatatattaacATCTCCTAAACTTATATATATCAACGAAATTTGTTAACTACTGTAGACAAATATTATCTATATCTACAATTTTTGTCTATCACTAAAAAATAGAAGATGTATCAATGTCATTTTAATATActtcaaaaaaatatatttattttaaaagCTCGAGAGGGATTAATGTAATTTCTCCTATATAATTTATTGACGTTGAAATTTATTTTATACATGAAGTCTATTGagactatatatatatatatatatatatatatatatatatatatatatatatatatatatataataaaagaGATTAGAAATATCATGTATAGTGTAGTAGTAGTATAAGCGAAACTCCAACTTCGAAAGGAATCTTGCATTATTATTTACCCGGACAAATATTCCTTCAAATGATACTAACAAAAAACTCAAGCAATAATGACTGGTATAGTATTTTGCATTGTCTTTATGGTTAAAAACAACTATTCAACTTGTAAGAACCACAAAGTCTTCCATAATTTAAAGGATTGTGACAAAGAGAATTCATGTAGCCATGATTCGTGTAGCCTATACTAGAGGTAATGATGGTCGACATAAGTCACATTCCAACAAAAAGAACTACTATAGGAATAAAGAGCCAAAAATGTCCTTCCAAACCTAACTATACAAAAGCTTTAATTTTATAGCTTTTACGAGTTTTTAAATCGATTGCTCCCGCGGTATAAAATCAACTGTTTTGAAAAACATGGACATTTTAAATCAGTTCTGAAATTGATTTTAAAATGTTTTCATATCTTTTAGAGAACACACACAAAATATATTTCGCATAATGGACATAACATTAATTTATATTTCAAGTATTTTTGTTTAAAGTTTTATTGAATGAACTATGAAACATAGAAAGAGATGTCACAAGATCTTCTTGTGTTCTTTAAATTTTGTTCATTACTTTGTTCATGGGTGGTagcaatatatatatatatatatatatatatatatatatatatatatatatatatatatatatatatatattaattgttatgcactgtcaatgtaaaaaaatttacactgTCAATACATCACAATCATTTGTTTGTGTTACTTTACATATGATTATAGAAAAAGTCAAACTTCTCTAAAAAATCAATGATtgtgattaactgacagtgtaaaatatcTTTACACTTTCAGTACATTTCAATTaaactcatatatatatatatatatatatatatatatatatatatatatatatatataaaagctTATACAAAACTATCAGTTAGTTAAAATGCCAAAAGTTTTTTATTTTAACTAATTTCCCTGACTTCTTCTAACCACCATTTTAAATAACTATCTAAAATAGTTATTCTACTTTTAGTATTCTCCAGTATCTCCCACAAGCTCATGATTGGAGAGATGGAAAAACTTTGAGTTTGAATTGAAAATCTTGGAACAAGTTAATTGATAAAGGTTTTGTGAGAGCATCAATTATTTGTACAGTCTCAAGTACACGTTGAATCTGAAGTTTGTTTGATACAACCTTCTCCCAGACAAAATGTATATTCAACTTTATGTGTTTAATCTAACATGAAGGAATGACTTATGAGACAACATTACAACATTTAAGTTGTCACATGATAATTGGTGCAACTTAGTTGACATGTAGATCGAAGATGAGAGATTCAAGCCATAAGAGCTTAGAGGTAGTATGATCCAAAGATTTATAATCTGCTTCACTATTAAAGTGTGTCATCGAAGATTGTTTCTTTGAGCTTCACGAGATCAGGTTGTGACCAAAGTACACACGATCTTGAAGTTGATCTCTTATCATCAAGATCACTAGTCCAAACTTAGTCACTATAGGCCCTTGAGGAGAATTTATATAAAGGATTAACTAGTGAGAAAATCAAGCCATGATGAGTTGTACAACTTAAGTATCGAAGGATGTGTTTGACTAGACTCCAATGTAATTACAGAGCTTTTGCCATGAATTGGAAAACTTTAATGACACAATAAGTTATGTTAGGTCTAGTCAAAATTACATGTCGTTCCTTTTGGATTGGATGCATTTTACAAAATAACAACATGGAGAAGTGTCCAAGTTTGCCAAGTTGCTTTAAGATGGTTTTATGGTGCAAAAGGGACACATATTGGACGCGATGTCATAGGATGTGGGTACGGCATATGGGCCTTGCTCAACAGGCCAGATTGCTGCGTTTTGGAACGAATTTTCTATTGAAGATTCCATTAGTTTTATTGCTTTTATTTAGAAATATGATTATATGATTTGTTGGACAACTGTGAAGATGAAATCAAGTTTAAATTGgatttaaaattaaatttaaattaaacCAAATCATATCCTCCTGTTGGAGATATTTATGGAACAAATAATACTCAACTGATTGTGTAAAGATTCTGGACGAAGTTAAAGCTAATATCCAAGGAAAAAACCCAGAATACATTTGCTATATAATGAGCTCAATACCTACATTGGAAATCAAGCAATATTCGTTGAAGATTTAGCGTGCTAGGGTTTAGAGTCCTTGTTATTGCTTTATGTACACCTCTGTatttcagtaacttggcataaAAGGTTTGTCTAGTTAAGTTGTAATATTCAACATGATAATTAGGTTAATCTTCAATCACTAGGGtttagtgattgagagaaagtgagatgggttctcatatttagggggagacTTAAATAAAAACTCACTGGGTAGTGTTAGGAAGATGCATTGGACAACATATGGTTTATTGTTGCTTGTAAGACTAAATGTACTAAACTAGTAATAATGAATTTGCTTTCTTGGGTTGGAAGTCAAACCTCTAGACGTAGGTGTTATTGCTTGAACTGGATTACCAATTCTTATGTTCGAAATTACTTTCATCTTGTACAATTGAATTTGTGTCTATTATGGTGATTTTGATTTATCTTGTCGAACAAGTTGTCTAGGACATCGTGTTCGACATCTGTCCCCCGGGAACATAATTTCATTACATACTAAATGACTCTAATTATTGGCCTGTATAGAGAGAGAGATAAGTTATAATATGTTTGTTTTATGTTTGCTTAGTTTGCAATGGATAAACATTTACATGCTTACCTCATTTTCATCAGTCATGTTGGTCTTGGACAATAGTTCTTTGATGTACTTGGTATGTGTCAGCAATATAGCTTCATTGGATTGATTATGCATCTTGATTCTGAGAAAATACTTTGGTTTGCAAAGTTTCTTCAGGGAAAACTTATTATGAAGCTTTGAGATCAGATCATGAACTATTTTAGGAGATGTGCTAGTGAGAAGGATGTCATAAACATATATTAATGTGTATATGGTGATGTTTTGATACTTATAGACAAAGAGTGGGTGATCACACTTTTTAGAGGAAAAATCAAATTGAAGTAAAGTTTGATGGAGTTTTTCCTACATGCTCATGGATCTTATTATAAACCATATATTTCCTTCTTTAATTTTCACACAAGATTTGAGTTGGAGTTGACAAAACCAAGTGGTTGTTGCATGTACATTTCTTCTTGAAAATCTCTATTGAGAAAAACATGATTGATGTGAATTTGTTAGATTTTCCATTAGTATGTAATAGCCAATGACCGAATGATTTTAATGGTGGTTGTGTTAGCTGACAAATTTCGGCCAAAGAAGGCAAATCCACTCGTCTAGGAAGCCCGTCGGAATATGAGATCGACAAGAAGTTGGACAATCCATGGGGAGACACCAAGAGTTCCGGTCGAAGTCAAAGGGTATCTCCATGGTAAGGGTGATCGTGAGCGGCCAAAAACGTGGGCAGTTATCTAGGTACATGGGAGAAGTGGGCCGACACGTGTCATCTCAAGATAGATTCGTAACCCCCCGACAGTTACTTTTTATTAGTATTTAAGCAAGTGTTAGGGATCATTGGTAGGgtggcatttttagcatttgcAGTAGGAGAACACTTAACGTACGAAAGCGTTTACGAGAAAAGAGTCATCTCCCTACGAAAAATGTACCTTTGCCTCCATTTATATTCACCAATCATTTAAATTTACCAaattgtctttactttatttcTTTACTTTCACTATATTATCGCCTGTCATTTCATTTTACTACCTTTCTAACTCACTAAGAGTTATATTTACTCATTTTGAACATTTTAAAGACATTGCCCACTAAAACATCATACACTCAAACACTAAGTCCAAGACTTTGTAGCCGGTCCTGCAAGTAACCATCTcataggaaggctagagattgttggcaaagaaacaaattggcacacccgaTGGGACCTCGACAGTGTTAGGTGCATGCGATTGCGTAGTGGCAAAATGACGCCTCCTCGACCACACAAAGAAACATCTTCGGTGGGAGACACGACGATGTCCCATGCGGCCAATGTCGGTTCTAGCATGGTGTCGACAGTTTCGACAATGCTTGTTGGTCCAATTCTGACATCGTGTCATCCACAAACGCCAGCACCAACAATAATGAGAATCTCTGGGCAATATATGTCCAGTTTTATGGTCCCCGTGCACAGGACGTTGGGAATGCCGACTAAGTTTATGGAAAGTATGCATAACCTCGATTTAACTTACGGCAAAACATCATCATCACCATTCCCTCGTTACCAGGGGTTAGGACCTTTGGAAACCCCTTTCGGTGGACCCCTAAGTTTTGGACTGACGTCCCAGTTGGTCCCAACTTTTACGTCAAGTTCTGTCATCGTTATGAGACAACAAATGGATGAGAGTAACCATGAAATGGTACATATGCTAACTCAGCAAATGGGTACCATCTTGAGGCCTTTGATCCAAGATTCGATGCAAAGTTACCAGCAATTGGCAACTTAAATGACAAGGATAAGAGACTTTTTGGGGGCCCAAGGGCTCCGGCCGGTCGAAATCCTACGCCTCCTCCTCGACTGGAAACACCGGTCCGACAAGAGGAAATGACGGACGATACTGtcaaacaagaatatcaagaatTCGAACAGATCTCAAGGGTGGCACGAAGGGCCCCCCGTGGTAATGGTTAACCGAAACTAGGATCCTAACCAGATGGTCAGATAAATTTGACACAAGGCAGATGTTGGAGAATAAAACCTAGAATCTATCGTCGAACAGATCATAGTACGAAACAGAATAAGTCCCTGCTTGCAGCGGGTGACTTACTCTTCACCCTTGCCAGATTTTGCCTTACAGACAGAACTTCCTAGGGGATGGAAAGTCCCGAAATTTACCAAGTTCTCTTATGACATTGACTAGTCCATCGTCGAACACGTGGCCAGGTATCAGACTGAGGTCGGCGACATAGCGAACAATTAAGATTTGAAGTTAAAATACTTCCCAAGTTCTCTTACGAAAAATGTGTTTACGTGGTTCACAACGCTACCTCCACAGTCGATCCAAATGTGGACACAGTTGgagagattgttccatgaacaattttacatggggCAGTCAAAGATTAGCCTCAAAGAACTAGCTAGCGTTAAACGAAAAGTTGTTGAGTCGGTTGATCAATACTTAAACATGTTTAGACTATTGAAAGCACGATGCTTTACTCAAGTCCCTGAGCACGAGTTAGTCGAGATAGCTGTCGAGGGtttagattattctataaggaaaaaGCTGGATACTCAGTATCTTAGAGATATGGCCAAATTGGCCGACAGAGTTCGACGCATCGAACGCCTGAAAGTTGAGAAGACTGAGACAGGTCGATATCTTAAGAAAGAAAAAATATCCTATATCGCAGTCGAAGGTTGTTCTTCTGACATCGAAGATATAATCGACAGAAGCGAGGTTAACGTGGCGGAACTTAAGCCTGGAACTCCATATGCGTGTAAGGTTTTAAATCCTTCGAATAGAAAAAACCCCATCGAATCCGAGAAAACCGATAAATACGTAGCTAAGACTTATACGTTCGACGTGTCTAGGTGTGATGAAATCTTTGATCTGTTAGTAAAAGACAGTCAAGTTATCGTCCCTCAGGGTTTAAAAGATCCCCCCTAGAACAAAAGAAGAAGAGGGGATTCTGtaaatttcataatttccttggtcacaaaactcaccaatgtgttcttttcagggatttgATGCAAAATTATTTGAAAGAAGGAAGGCTCCAGTTTGGCAAAAGGCCAAAAATGCAGGTGGAATCTGATCCTCTCAAGGTGGTAAAAGATTTATATTTGGAGCCTCTCGAATGCATGATGGTCGAGACGACTGATGGTCTCGTGGAGGCTTTCGAATCAGCGTCCTTAGCTGAGTCTTTTGAAGTTCTGATGGTCGAAACTACTGAGGCTTTCGAAAATAAGGCCTAAAGGAAATCTGAGTCGGCCTATCCCTAACCAGGCGAAAGTTTATCAGACTTCCAAGAGAAGTGTAGAGTGAATGGATCAAAGGCTCTGCTATGCCCTATGTGCAGTACGGTGTTCGACGAGAAAATCACCGAGAAATTGGAGGCTGATAATAATGCTTTGAAGGAAGAGAAACTTGTTGTCCCACGATTTGTGTTCGACAAGCATGGAGTACATCGACAGAACGAAGAACACAGAAGGCAATTTCAATGTCCCCGACCAAAGACTTTCATTTTGCCGACTGGCGTTCCACAAGAAAAATGGATAGAGTCCGTCAACCAAAAGGGGGGCAAGAAACCAAAGTGGAAAGTGTTAGAGAAGGAAACATCATCTCTAGAGAAGAAAAGGGTCTACATGGTATCTCCTAACTACAAAGGGAAGAATCTGATGACCAGGACACAATAGAGGCGTTATCAGCGAAACAAAAAAGTTGGGAGGGACGTCACGACTGCACATATGAAACTTGTGGAAACCTCTGGACAGAAGAAGCAGATACCAAAGGTATTGGGTCCTGGACAAGGAAAAATGGTGGCCAACCAGACAATGGCCATGACCGTCGACTCAACAGGTAAGAAAGCGGTGGTAGCCTCCCAAAGTGTGGAATGTTCGACAAGGGTAAAAAAATAGCCAAGAAACGGGGGCGAATCGAAGGAAGAAGAACCTGAGTGCTCCCCTCAACCAGAGGAAGGAGAGCTTGAATACTCCCCCCCAGTCCGACGAGGAGTTTGACGAATACATGTACGACAAAACTGATGATGACATTTATGGTGATGTTTTCCTTGTAAACTGTGGCATTGTATCGGTGTTGCTAGCTGAATACGACATGGTATCCGAAGTCTCTAAAACAGAAGAAGATTTTGTGCCAGTTGAAACGGATGGAGGGAAACCTTTGTGCTACTATGTCATGAATAGTGGTGTGGTGGAAGAACATAAGGCCGTGTTTGAAAGACCCATCCCATGGATGATGTATCATCTAAATCCATTGTTCATCATGGCTAAGGTTGATGGAATAACGGTAAACAAGGTTTTTATTGACGGAGGCGTTGCAGCCAATCTGATGCCTCATACTCTATTTAAGAAAATGGGAAAGGGTGACGAAGACCTTCGACAACACAACATGGTCCTATCAAACTATGAAGGGAAAACCAGCAATATAATGGGTGTTGTCCAGGTCGATCTCGTTGTGGACACAACAACACGCTTAACATTGTTCATGGTAATAGACTCCAAAGCTAATTTCAATTTACTCCTGGGTTGAGAATGGATCCATGGGATAGGAGCGATACCTTCGATGGTTCAATAGAGACTTATAATCTGACGCAAAGACAACATTATGGAGAACATTGAGGCCGACCAAAGTTATTACCGCGTTGACGAGATAGGATCCAAGAGGTCATTCGACCAACACTTGGCGAATATGGCACCATGTGATGACGAATCGGGTTCCTATACTTCCGTCAAAATTGGTCGAGTTCTGAACTTAGACACTGTTCATGGTTTCATATATGATAACAAGGAAGATACAGGATCAGAGACGAGAATTCCACCTATGGAGTGGCCTGTAGTTGATGAAGATGTCTACTGAGTCAGAGAGTTTGGCTCGAATTTCGGCCTATTTGgctgaaaacaagagaaaattGATTCTGGAAAAGGAGAGGCTTCAAAATTTGGCTTGTGAGGCCGAAGGTTCAGAAGATGGTCGACAAGATCAAACAAAAACTTCAAAAAGTCGGAGGCTTGATTGTATTTATGACAACGAGCCTTTAGGGTTCGAAAAGAACCCATCAGATGAATCCCAGAAGATGCAAGCACAAGATCCACTCGAGGAGATCGATCTGGGGGATAGGATCACGAaaagaccaacctacataagtaTTAAGGTAGGGACAAAAATGAGGGTAAATCTGATTGAAGTATTGACCAAATACAGAGTCTGTTTTTCctgggattataacgaaatgccCGGTTTAGATCGAAGCATGGTGGAGCATCAACTGCCTATCCAACCTGGGAAAAGGCCAGTGGAGCAACACACTTGACGATTTGCTCCGGACGTCACCTTGAAAATTAAGCAGGAGATCGAAAGACTCCTCAAAATTCGTTTTATCATAACTGCGAGGTACATCGAATGGTTTGCCAATATAGTACTCGTCATTAAGAAAAACGGAGCTCTTAGAATCTGTATAGATTTTAGAGATCTGAATAACGTCACGCCAAAGGATGAAAACTCGATGCCCATGCCAAAAATGTTGGTCGATTCGGCCGCAGGTTTTGAATACCTGAGCATGCTTGATGGTTACTCCGGCTACAATCAAATTCTTATAGCTGAAGAGGATGTCCCCAAGACAGCACTTCGATGCCTTGGAGTTTTAGGGAC from Lathyrus oleraceus cultivar Zhongwan6 chromosome 1, CAAS_Psat_ZW6_1.0, whole genome shotgun sequence includes:
- the LOC127108851 gene encoding uncharacterized protein LOC127108851, which encodes MGQSKISLKELASVKRKVVESVDQYLNMFRLLKARCFTQVPEHELVEIAVEGLDYSIRKKLDTQYLRDMAKLADRVRRIERLKVEKTETGRYLKKEKISYIAVEGCSSDIEDIIDRSEVNVAELKPGTPYACKVLNPSNRKNPIESEKTDKYVAKTYTFDVSRCDEIFDLDLMQNYLKEGRLQFGKRPKMQVESDPLKVVKDLYLEPLECMMVETTDGLVEAFESASLAESFEVLMVETTEAFENKA